A genome region from Macaca nemestrina isolate mMacNem1 chromosome 20, mMacNem.hap1, whole genome shotgun sequence includes the following:
- the LOC105472495 gene encoding ATPase SWSAP1 — translation MAETLRRVLTRDGAAWSGEENTAAAGPPLLLLGAPGSGKTALLFAAALEAAGEGQGPVLFLTRRPLQSLPRGTGTTLDPMRLQKIRFQYPPSTRELFRFLCSAHEAPGPAPSLLLLDGLEEYLAEDPEPQEAAYLIALLLDTAAHFSHRLGPGRDCGLMVALQTQEEADSGDVLHLALLQRYFPAQCWLQPDAPGPGEHGLRACLDPGGLGPRTEWWVTFRSDGEMMIAPWPTQAGDPSSGKGSSSGGQP, via the exons ATGGCGGAGACGCTGAGGCGGGTGCTGACCAGGGACGGTGCGGCCTGGTCCGGGGAGGAGAACACGGCTGCCGCCGGACCGCCTTTGCTGCTTCTCGGCGCACCAGGGTCTGGAAAAACAGCGCTGCTATTTGCTGCGGCCCTAGAGGCGGCGGGGGAGGGCCAAGGCCCAGTCCTCTTCCTGACACGGAGGCCTCTACAAAGCCTGCCCCGCGGGACCGGAACGACTCTAGACCCAATGCGACTCCAG AAGATCCGCTTCCAGTACCCACCCTCAACCCGAGAGCTTTTCCGGTTCCTGTGCTCTGCCCATGAAGCCCCGGGGCCAGCCCCCTCCCTTCTGCTGCTCGATGGCCTAGAAGAGTACCTAGCGGAAGACCCAGAGCCCCAGGAAGCCGCCTACCTCATTGCCTTACTTCTAGACACAGCTGCCCACTTCAGCCACCGGCTTGGGCCTGGCCGGGACTGTGGGCTCATGGTGGCCCTCCAGACCCAGGAGGAGGCAGATAGTGGGGACGTCCTGCACCTGGCACTGCTCCAGCGGTATTTTCCTGCCCAGTGCTGGCTGCAGCCAGATGCACCAGGTCCAGGAGAACACGGCCTCCGAGCCTGCCTGGATCCAGGCGGGCTGGGCCCCAGAACAGAGTGGTGGGTGACTTTCCGATCAGATGGAGAAATGATGATTGCTCCATGGCCCACCCAGGCTGGTGACCCCAGCTCAGGCAAGGGTTCAAGCTCTGGAGGCCAGCCCTGA